In a single window of the Nocardioides massiliensis genome:
- a CDS encoding YibE/F family protein, which translates to MVLPLVAITAVALVVLWPSGDVERPEGYERPERVTGTVEALQPCSPELADVVGQGASGTCTSTRVRLDANAEHTGASAGDVVEAPLPMGTGAPRVEAGDDVVLFHSPGGLEAVQWSIADFDRSTPMYLLIALFAVAVVALSRWRGVASLLSLTASLALVIWFVLPNLLEGRSPLLVAIVAASGVMVVTLYLGHGIRAVTSVAFIGTLLSLVLAGVLGAYFSAAAQFTGFSNESVTFLSALREDLDYEGLILAGLIIGALGVLDDVTVTQAAAVWELRAADPTASRRRVFRAAMRIGRSHVTAAVNTLCLAYASSMLPLLLLLSLTSSDFGSALLSDGIGQEVLRGLVGSLGIVAAVPITTAIAVLIAGRPGLDSER; encoded by the coding sequence GTGGTCCTCCCGCTCGTCGCGATCACCGCCGTCGCGCTCGTGGTCCTCTGGCCCAGCGGCGACGTCGAACGACCGGAGGGCTACGAGCGACCCGAACGGGTGACCGGCACGGTCGAGGCCCTCCAGCCCTGCTCCCCCGAGCTGGCCGACGTGGTCGGCCAGGGCGCGTCGGGCACGTGCACCTCGACCCGGGTGCGACTCGACGCGAACGCCGAGCACACCGGCGCCTCGGCCGGAGACGTCGTCGAGGCGCCGCTGCCGATGGGCACCGGCGCACCCCGCGTCGAGGCGGGTGACGACGTCGTCCTGTTCCACTCCCCCGGTGGTCTCGAGGCGGTGCAGTGGTCGATCGCCGACTTCGACCGCTCCACGCCCATGTATCTGCTCATCGCGCTCTTCGCGGTCGCGGTGGTGGCGTTGTCGCGGTGGCGCGGGGTCGCCTCGCTGCTGAGCCTCACGGCGTCGCTAGCGCTGGTGATCTGGTTCGTCCTGCCCAACCTGCTCGAGGGGCGTTCGCCGCTGCTCGTGGCGATCGTGGCGGCCTCCGGCGTCATGGTCGTGACGCTCTACCTCGGGCACGGCATCCGGGCGGTCACGTCCGTGGCGTTCATCGGCACGCTGCTCTCGCTCGTGCTGGCCGGGGTGCTCGGCGCGTACTTCTCGGCGGCTGCGCAGTTCACCGGCTTCAGCAACGAGTCGGTCACCTTCCTCAGCGCGTTGCGGGAGGACCTCGACTACGAGGGCCTGATCCTGGCCGGTCTGATCATCGGTGCGCTCGGCGTGCTCGACGACGTGACCGTGACCCAGGCGGCGGCGGTGTGGGAGCTGCGCGCTGCGGACCCGACGGCCTCGCGACGACGCGTCTTCCGGGCCGCCATGCGCATCGGCCGCTCACACGTGACGGCGGCGGTCAACACGCTGTGTCTCGCCTACGCCTCCTCGATGCTCCCGCTGCTGCTCCTGCTGAGCCTGACGTCCTCGGACTTCGGCAGTGCGTTGTTGTCGGACGGGATCGGCCAGGAGGTGCTGCGCGGCCTCGTCGGGAGTCTCGGCATCGTCGCCGCCGTGCCGATCACGACCGCCATCGCCGTCCTCATCGCCGGACGCCCGGGCCTAGACTCCGAGCGATGA
- a CDS encoding SOS response-associated peptidase codes for MCGRYASSREPDDLVDEFDVAVSMVGAGIPADYNVAPTKEVYAVLERPPAPDRGRPAPERQLRVLTWGLVPSWAKDPKIGNRMINARAETVAEKPSFRKAFAARRCVLPADGYYEWYAGQPDERGKPRKQPFFIHPADDSEVLGMAGLYEIWRDPTKPDDAEDRFRWTCTVITTEAEDSLGRIHDRMPMLVEREHRDQWLDPRVSGNDLLGLLVPAAPGRLVAHPVSPAVGNVANNGPELTAPIPISEALVEA; via the coding sequence ATGTGCGGTCGCTACGCGTCGAGCCGGGAGCCGGACGACCTCGTCGACGAGTTCGACGTCGCCGTGAGCATGGTGGGTGCCGGGATCCCCGCCGACTACAACGTCGCGCCGACCAAGGAGGTCTACGCCGTCCTGGAGCGTCCACCGGCTCCGGACCGCGGTCGCCCGGCGCCCGAGCGCCAGCTGCGCGTGCTCACCTGGGGCCTCGTGCCCTCGTGGGCCAAGGACCCGAAGATCGGGAACCGGATGATCAACGCCCGCGCCGAGACCGTCGCCGAGAAGCCGTCCTTCCGCAAGGCGTTCGCGGCCCGGCGCTGCGTGCTCCCCGCCGACGGCTACTACGAGTGGTACGCCGGGCAGCCCGACGAGCGCGGGAAGCCGCGCAAGCAGCCGTTCTTCATCCACCCCGCCGACGACTCAGAGGTGCTGGGCATGGCGGGGCTCTACGAGATCTGGCGCGACCCGACCAAGCCCGACGACGCCGAGGACCGCTTCCGCTGGACGTGCACGGTCATCACGACCGAGGCCGAGGACTCGCTGGGGCGGATCCACGACCGGATGCCGATGCTGGTCGAGCGCGAGCACCGCGACCAGTGGCTCGACCCCCGGGTCAGCGGCAACGACCTGCTCGGCCTGCTCGTGCCGGCCGCTCCCGGTCGGCTGGTCGCGCACCCGGTGTCCCCGGCGGTCGGCAACGTCGCCAACAACGGGCCCGAGCTCACCGCGCCCATCCCGATCAGCGAGGCGTTGGTGGAGGCCTGA
- a CDS encoding DoxX family protein: protein MTVTRLVARPLLASMFVVGGINSLRNASAMAPQVQPVADKLASGAQKAQVPLPKDAQTQVKINGAIHVVAGLALATGRAPRLSSAVLAATLVPTTAAGHRFWEETDPGAKANQQVHFFKNLSMLGGLLLGAVDTDGKPGVAWRAKRAAGDVRRETTRAAKSARREAKLARAQVG from the coding sequence ATGACTGTCACCCGGTTGGTCGCTCGTCCGCTGCTTGCCTCGATGTTCGTCGTCGGGGGCATCAACTCGCTGCGCAACGCCTCCGCGATGGCCCCGCAGGTCCAGCCGGTCGCCGACAAGCTGGCGTCCGGCGCGCAGAAGGCCCAGGTGCCGCTGCCGAAGGACGCGCAGACGCAGGTGAAGATCAACGGAGCGATCCACGTCGTCGCCGGGCTCGCGCTGGCCACCGGCCGCGCTCCGCGACTCTCGAGTGCCGTGCTGGCCGCGACGCTGGTGCCCACTACGGCCGCCGGTCACCGCTTCTGGGAGGAGACCGACCCGGGCGCGAAGGCCAACCAGCAGGTGCACTTCTTCAAGAACCTGTCCATGCTCGGCGGGCTGCTCCTCGGCGCCGTCGACACCGACGGCAAGCCGGGCGTCGCCTGGCGGGCCAAGCGCGCTGCCGGCGACGTACGCCGCGAGACCACGCGCGCTGCGAAGTCGGCACGTCGCGAGGCCAAGCTGGCCCGCGCCCAGGTCGGCTGA